In a single window of the Thermodesulfobacteriota bacterium genome:
- a CDS encoding FAD-binding oxidoreductase — translation MKMISLDGENIEVQNTVIELFKKSITGSVLSSNDPGYDGARVIFNGMFDIKPALIVQTQTVEDVINCVNFARDHKILLSIRGGGHSAAGKALCEGGITIDLRKMNDVVVDAQNFTAHVGGGALLGDMDRATQQYGLSAPAGIVSDTGVAGLTLGAGFGWIRSKYGLSIDNLLSVDIVTADGQLVHASESENEDLFWAVRGGSGNFGVVTTFKFRLHPVGPEVMFSGPIYSTENAKEI, via the coding sequence ATGAAAATGATCAGTCTTGATGGCGAAAACATAGAAGTACAAAATACAGTTATAGAGCTTTTCAAAAAATCAATTACAGGTTCTGTGCTTAGTAGTAACGACCCTGGATACGATGGAGCCCGGGTGATTTTTAATGGAATGTTTGATATCAAACCAGCATTAATAGTACAAACACAAACAGTTGAGGATGTAATAAATTGTGTAAACTTCGCTCGAGATCATAAGATTTTACTATCTATCAGAGGTGGAGGTCACAGCGCAGCCGGTAAGGCGCTGTGCGAAGGTGGAATAACAATCGACTTAAGGAAGATGAATGATGTAGTGGTTGATGCGCAAAATTTTACTGCACATGTTGGAGGCGGAGCTCTATTAGGCGATATGGACAGAGCGACGCAGCAATACGGTCTTAGTGCCCCTGCTGGTATAGTGTCTGACACTGGTGTTGCTGGTCTTACTTTAGGAGCTGGGTTTGGATGGATCAGAAGTAAATACGGTCTTAGTATCGACAACCTTTTATCTGTAGATATTGTCACTGCCGATGGTCAGCTCGTACATGCAAGCGAATCGGAGAATGAGGATTTATTTTGGGCTGTGAGAGGAGGAAGCGGCAATTTTGGTGTAGTTACTACATTTAAATTCCGTTTGCATCCCGTCGGGCCCGAAGTTATGTTCTCTGGCCCCATTTACTCTACTGAAAACGCAAAAGAGATA